The segment ATGCCCGAACTTTACCGTGAAGTATTTGAAATGTGCGGCGTCGACCCGGATGACTATATTCCGATGCAGCGTCTGGATCCGATGTACAGCGTCTTTTTTGAAGGCGAGAGGGATGAACATTACGAAATCAGCTCAGACTTGATCAAGCTGACAAAAACGCTCGAACAATTTGGAGAAGAAGATGCACAAGGCTTTTTTAAATACATCCAAGAAATCTACAGCCGTTTCGTAGTCGCTAAAGAACATTTTCTTCAAAAACCTTTCCGCAAACCATCCGACTTTTACAATCTGTCGGTGCTGCGCCAAGGGTTAAAGCTGAAGACGTTCGACAATGCGGATACTTTCATCAGCAAATACATTAAAAATGAACGCCTGAAACAAATGATCAGTTTCCAAACCCTGTATATCGGTGTTTCTCCTTACAGCGGCCCATCTCTTTACACAATGATTCCGATGATCGAATTCCTGTATGGCGTGTGGTTCATTAAAGGCGGGATGTATACCTTGGCACAGTCTCTTGAACGCTTATTCTTGGAAAAGGGCGGTACGGTCCGCTACAACTCTTCGGTGGATGAGATTGTGATTGAAAGCGGCCAAGCAAAAGGCATTCAAGTGAACGGCGAATTCATTCCTTCAGACTTTGTGATGTGCAATGCCGATTTCCCTTATGCGATGAAGAATCTGGTTGCAGAACCAAAGGCAAAAGGAAAATATACCGATAAGAAAATCGACAATATGAAATACTCGTGCTCGTGTTTCTTGATGTATCTCGGCATGGATAAGAAGTATGAGGAAGTGCCGAATGCCCACAACTTTATTTTCAATGAAGAACTAGAACAGAACTTGAATGACATCTTTTCAGGAAAACGTCTCGACACGGCCTCATTCTATGTTTATATTGGTTCTAAGCTGGATCCGAGCCTCGCGCCTGAAGGGAAAGACGGGCTGTACGTCCTCGTTCCGGTGTCCGACAAATCGGTTTCACAATATGAATGGAACGATGAAACAATCCAGCATTACCGCAACAATATCTTAGGTGCT is part of the Planococcus shenhongbingii genome and harbors:
- a CDS encoding phytoene desaturase family protein translates to MKKSVSVIGAGVAGLASACRLQCAGYEVTLYEKEAMAGGKMNRIQQDGYQFDLGPTIVMMPELYREVFEMCGVDPDDYIPMQRLDPMYSVFFEGERDEHYEISSDLIKLTKTLEQFGEEDAQGFFKYIQEIYSRFVVAKEHFLQKPFRKPSDFYNLSVLRQGLKLKTFDNADTFISKYIKNERLKQMISFQTLYIGVSPYSGPSLYTMIPMIEFLYGVWFIKGGMYTLAQSLERLFLEKGGTVRYNSSVDEIVIESGQAKGIQVNGEFIPSDFVMCNADFPYAMKNLVAEPKAKGKYTDKKIDNMKYSCSCFLMYLGMDKKYEEVPNAHNFIFNEELEQNLNDIFSGKRLDTASFYVYIGSKLDPSLAPEGKDGLYVLVPVSDKSVSQYEWNDETIQHYRNNILGALEKVKGFENVKQEIVSESYMTPPDFERRFNAYNGATFGLQPTLAQSNHLRPQSKATHCENLYFTGSSTHPGAGVPIVLLSARIATEELLHDDKGILFHTR